A section of the Humulus lupulus chromosome 2, drHumLupu1.1, whole genome shotgun sequence genome encodes:
- the LOC133815245 gene encoding uncharacterized protein LOC133815245, with the protein MTFGPLGRRSRWHIDFHEIFAAWNAHAYAIATANPVVVENLPAEEVTGDELSNGEISYEESMDQNKEDPEVDPEEDPDEDPKEDPEEEPEEDFEEDPEEDPEEDLEEDPKEGMSSEDMFDHYTAAATPSIRKKASKRVRGESSKAASKKAQTEGPSAAAPSKETTPPPTKETTPPPSPLDQPSPTAPVDQHSTPPAPTDQPRHTQPKDTLTSTVVSLARERIYKPSKHKRSQEAIVGTNSMEVDQIIN; encoded by the exons ATGACCTTTGGACCTCTAGGTAGGAGATCTAGGTGGCATATAGACTTCCATGAGATCTTTGCTGCGTGGAATGCCCATGCATATGCGATAGCGACAGCAAACCCAGTGGTAGTTGAGAACCTGCCAGCAGAGGAAGTGACTGGTGACGAACTCAGCAACGGGGAAATTTCTTATGAAGAGTCGATGGACCAGAATAAGGAAGATCCCGAGGTGGATCCTGAGGAAGATCCCGATGAGGATCCTaaggaagatcccgaggaggaACCTGAGGAAGATTTCGAGGAGGATCctgaggaagatcccgaggaaGATCTTGAGGAGGATCCTAAGGAAG GTATGTCATCCGAAGATATGTTCGATCACTACACTGCTGCTGCTACTCCCTCGATCAGGAAGAAAGCCAGCAAGAGGGTTCGCGGAGAAAGCAGCAAAGCTGCTTCAAAGAAGGCCCAGACTGAGGGTCCTTCAGCAGCTGCTCCTTCGAAGGAAACCACGCCACCTCCTACAAAGGAAACAAcgccacctccttctccactcgaCCAACCATCTCCAACTGCACCGGTCGACCAGCACTCTACTCCTCCAGCGCCTACCGACCAGCCACGCCACACTCAACCCAAAGACACCCTGACTAGCACCGTGGTCAGtttggccagggagagaatatacaaacccTCCAAGCACAAACGCAGCCAAGAGGCCATCGTtggcaccaactccatggaggTCGACCAAATAATAAACTGA